The proteins below come from a single Patescibacteria group bacterium genomic window:
- a CDS encoding ABC transporter ATP-binding protein, producing the protein MNDPIIEVNNLSKKYIISRNLPYETLRDTVTDLAKKPFRLLRGQKKTKKEEFWALKDVNFSINQGERIGIIGRNGAGKSTLLKILSQITHPTSGEIKLRGKVASLLEVGTGFHPELTGRENIFLNGAILGMKQSEIRKKFDEIVAFAEIEKFIDTPVKRYSSGMYVRLAFAVAAHLEPDILIVDEVLAVGDSQFQKKCIGKMEEVGRGGRTVIFVSHNMDAITRLCNTVIYLVDGKIKYFGPTEQAIATYFKSDSGNTSRRTWSDINKAPSDNFVRLLSVSVHTENNKISESFDIRNKIGISMDYEVLEEGCIFTEGCNLFNAQGVNIFDSHDVTSDLRILPRHRGYYSSTMWIPGNFLSEGMHTVGVAILKHDPFTVHIQETNAVAFNVIDDIEGGSARGNYGGSFPGAVRPLLQWNTVRIK; encoded by the coding sequence ATGAATGACCCAATAATTGAAGTAAATAATCTATCAAAGAAATATATCATATCTCGTAATCTCCCTTACGAAACTTTACGCGATACTGTTACGGATTTAGCTAAAAAGCCATTTCGATTATTGCGAGGACAAAAGAAAACTAAAAAAGAAGAATTTTGGGCACTCAAGGATGTAAATTTTTCCATAAATCAAGGAGAGCGAATTGGTATTATTGGCAGAAATGGTGCAGGTAAAAGCACCTTATTAAAAATTCTTTCACAGATTACTCATCCTACAAGCGGTGAAATAAAGTTGCGTGGTAAAGTAGCAAGTTTATTAGAGGTTGGCACAGGTTTTCATCCGGAACTCACCGGGAGAGAAAATATTTTTTTGAACGGGGCAATCTTAGGTATGAAGCAATCGGAAATAAGGAAAAAATTTGATGAAATTGTAGCATTTGCAGAAATTGAAAAATTTATAGATACCCCTGTAAAACGCTATTCGAGCGGGATGTATGTCCGTTTAGCATTTGCAGTTGCGGCTCATCTTGAACCCGATATTTTAATTGTTGATGAAGTTTTAGCAGTCGGAGATTCCCAGTTTCAAAAAAAATGTATCGGTAAAATGGAAGAAGTAGGTCGAGGAGGACGAACAGTAATTTTTGTAAGTCATAACATGGATGCTATTACACGTTTATGTAATACTGTTATTTATTTAGTCGATGGCAAAATCAAATATTTTGGCCCGACTGAACAAGCAATTGCCACATATTTCAAATCAGATTCGGGAAATACTTCAAGACGCACGTGGTCTGATATAAACAAGGCACCTAGTGACAATTTTGTACGTCTTTTAAGTGTAAGTGTGCATACCGAAAACAACAAAATTTCCGAAAGTTTTGATATTAGAAATAAAATTGGGATTTCAATGGATTATGAAGTTTTAGAAGAAGGTTGTATTTTTACGGAAGGTTGTAATTTATTTAATGCGCAGGGGGTTAATATATTTGATTCTCACGACGTAACATCTGATTTGAGGATATTGCCACGCCACAGGGGTTACTATTCTTCAACCATGTGGATACCTGGCAACTTTCTTTCTGAGGGAATGCACACGGTTGGTGTTGCAATATTAAAACACGATCCCTTCACCGTACACATACAAGAAACAAACGCAGTCGCTTTTAATGTTATTGACGATATCGAAGGTGGTTCGGCAAGAGGAAATTATGGTGGCAGTTTTCCGGGGGCAGTTAGACCACTTCTGCAATGGAACACTGTCAGAATTAAGTAG
- a CDS encoding CmcI family methyltransferase, with protein MKFVNKNSEEVKFDTNSICAGHHNITYRGVKAIRCPFDYVLYQMILHEIKPDLVIEIGTNIGGGALYIADILDVIGKGIVHTIDIQKQSDDLLQDHKRIRLFTEGWEKYDLKEAEGFNTVLVIEDASHIYEDTLNSIKKFAPLVSQNSYLIVEDGIVNELGMSKEYHGGPLKAINEFMKSNDNFVIDRKWCDFFGKNATFNVNGYLKKIK; from the coding sequence ATGAAGTTTGTAAATAAAAATAGCGAGGAAGTAAAATTCGATACCAATTCAATTTGTGCAGGTCATCATAATATTACTTATCGAGGTGTTAAAGCAATTCGTTGCCCTTTTGACTATGTTTTATATCAGATGATTTTACATGAAATAAAACCTGATCTTGTTATTGAAATAGGAACCAATATTGGTGGTGGTGCTTTATATATTGCCGATATCTTAGATGTCATCGGAAAAGGAATAGTTCATACAATTGACATACAAAAACAATCAGATGATTTATTGCAGGACCACAAAAGAATTCGTCTATTCACCGAAGGATGGGAAAAATATGATCTAAAAGAAGCTGAAGGGTTTAATACTGTTTTAGTAATTGAAGATGCTTCGCACATTTACGAAGATACTCTGAATTCAATCAAAAAGTTTGCGCCACTTGTATCCCAAAATTCATATCTGATTGTTGAAGATGGGATTGTTAATGAGTTGGGAATGTCAAAAGAATATCATGGCGGTCCATTGAAAGCTATAAATGAATTTATGAAAAGTAACGATAATTTTGTTATTGATCGTAAATGGTGTGATTTCTTCGGAAAAAATGCCACCTTTAATGTTAACGGCTATTTAAAAAAGATAAAATAA
- a CDS encoding class I SAM-dependent methyltransferase translates to MLIKNILRKIYFKFFNKPAASGELEGNGERVDIKYQKDAQFDKFDLYQKSHYRRYEFARDYITTGSVCGDFACGTGYGSMMLAEKSQKVIGVDLNSEVIEKIKERYANVKNVEFINSNLLDLKYSLEFDSIISFETIEHLMEDDIVKLLNIYHKALKLGGKLIFSTPYMQERSENAIKLGFHQTFYINEEKIMQWLKATGFTIECFKYQNYQTHLIQETLGHKDFIISVAKKN, encoded by the coding sequence ATGCTTATTAAAAACATTCTTAGAAAAATATATTTCAAATTTTTCAATAAACCTGCCGCAAGCGGAGAACTTGAAGGAAATGGTGAAAGAGTTGATATTAAATACCAAAAAGATGCTCAATTTGATAAATTTGATTTATATCAAAAATCTCATTATCGTCGTTATGAATTTGCCAGAGATTACATAACTACGGGTTCTGTCTGTGGTGATTTTGCATGCGGGACGGGCTATGGTTCGATGATGCTTGCTGAAAAATCCCAAAAAGTAATTGGAGTTGATTTGAATTCAGAGGTAATTGAAAAAATAAAAGAAAGATATGCAAACGTAAAAAATGTTGAATTTATCAATTCGAATCTTTTAGACCTTAAATACTCACTTGAATTTGACTCGATTATTTCATTTGAGACTATTGAACATTTGATGGAAGATGATATTGTCAAACTTCTAAATATTTACCATAAGGCATTGAAACTTGGCGGTAAATTAATTTTCTCAACACCTTACATGCAAGAAAGAAGCGAAAACGCAATAAAACTTGGCTTCCATCAAACCTTCTATATTAATGAAGAAAAAATTATGCAATGGCTGAAAGCAACCGGTTTTACTATAGAATGTTTCAAGTATCAAAATTATCAAACACACTTAATTCAAGAAACTCTTGGCCATAAAGATTTTATCATTAGTGTCGCCAAGAAAAATTAA
- a CDS encoding glycosyltransferase family 2 protein: MSLPKVSICIPAYKQIKFLRKNLESIKSQTYQDYEIILTDDSPNNDVKNLVELFDFQGKLRYYKNLKTLGSPENWNEAIRYATGEYIKILHHDDWFKNKNSLSEFVKMLDENPNADFAFCPSFVQYAKDGRTRIHDISFEQRISLKTEPTSLFYGNIIGSPSATIHRRKVNILFDKNLKWTVDFDFYISILNKNSHFAFNPQPLIVNITEAEHNVTNDCIYNKQADIFEYFYVYNKIRNVIPTTRKKKYVAMLSDIVAHYRVKSIKEIRDCGYQNDVPRFVSFLIFLNNFLPTTVIKYCIAKYDRSHKAVM; the protein is encoded by the coding sequence ATGTCATTACCAAAAGTCTCAATTTGCATTCCTGCTTACAAACAGATAAAGTTTTTACGAAAAAATCTTGAGTCAATAAAATCGCAAACCTATCAGGATTATGAAATTATATTAACGGATGATTCACCGAATAATGACGTTAAGAATTTAGTGGAATTATTTGATTTTCAAGGTAAGTTGAGATATTATAAAAATTTAAAAACTTTAGGATCACCGGAAAATTGGAATGAAGCAATCCGGTATGCCACCGGAGAATACATTAAAATACTGCACCATGATGATTGGTTTAAAAATAAAAACAGTTTATCAGAATTTGTAAAGATGCTGGATGAAAATCCAAATGCTGATTTTGCATTTTGCCCTTCCTTTGTTCAATATGCTAAAGACGGCCGAACTAGGATACATGATATTTCATTTGAACAGCGTATCTCATTAAAAACAGAGCCAACTTCCCTTTTTTATGGAAATATCATCGGCTCACCAAGTGCTACGATACATCGCCGTAAAGTAAATATACTATTCGATAAGAATTTAAAATGGACTGTTGATTTTGATTTCTATATCAGCATTCTTAATAAGAACAGTCATTTTGCTTTCAATCCACAACCGTTAATTGTAAACATTACCGAAGCAGAGCACAATGTCACTAATGATTGTATATATAATAAGCAAGCTGATATTTTTGAATACTTTTATGTTTATAACAAAATCCGAAATGTCATCCCTACAACACGGAAGAAAAAGTATGTAGCAATGTTGAGTGACATAGTAGCTCACTACCGAGTAAAATCCATAAAAGAGATTCGGGATTGTGGCTATCAGAATGACGTGCCAAGATTTGTTAGCTTTCTAATTTTTTTAAACAACTTTCTACCGACTACTGTTATTAAATATTGCATTGCAAAATACGATCGTAGTCACAAGGCAGTTATGTAA
- a CDS encoding glycosyltransferase family A protein, with protein sequence MIIHNSVQNKSFIDVIIPVYNGQDFIIQAIQSVEKQTYPPNKIIIIDDGSTDDTANFINSHRGIIPIQYIKKEHGGLSSARNKGIQNSTNEYIAFLDADDEWYPNKLEEQIKLFHNKTNENLGVVYCQYDIINEAGHLTDKYYIQQADPLLRGGIFKKLLPLNKITGSASGVLVKRECFDKTSLFDEKMTAYEDWDMWLRLAEYYEFDFVNINLVKIRRYSKNMQNDKLHMFSNALTFYNKWILILPEKINIPRIWAEIIIEKVLTRLPRVDFIKLLNKHLSKSSRKKLIKLAICDLKVYLLKQFISIPYYMLINIAGPIKNITVRFISSLFNRCGRLPIYIFDRLQKFVWRYFPPHVLKSNPGKESFIFTEIYGCAKIGKIALDSFSVHHPNTTVHIFGTPNDFNQIEKRTNFIFHDISAEKLIIHNFNYGHLGTASLWAKVILDRKEKYIIHFDSDVIFRDRVFDDIIKKLIEGYSIVGPIRNYKHNPNNRDDIRHLPDLTQTLCFGFDREKITGYNYKTLTKMCQGGYNPLGHPVIDFFDPVMFDILHNRGTVYHLNQDEFGGCDFYGKRVNKYPAINALIDFGNRLAHFAAVGSGMYYFNNKDKILDNIPKSYVNFAIEKYAIFCKIFYNEDLNITYDKDKYQPLLSIKDWYNK encoded by the coding sequence ATGATCATCCATAATTCTGTTCAAAATAAATCATTTATCGACGTTATTATACCTGTATACAACGGGCAGGATTTTATCATTCAGGCAATTCAATCAGTTGAAAAGCAAACTTACCCGCCTAATAAAATTATTATTATTGATGACGGTTCAACAGACGACACGGCCAATTTCATTAATAGTCATCGAGGAATAATTCCTATTCAATATATTAAAAAAGAACATGGCGGTCTTAGTTCGGCTCGAAACAAAGGAATCCAGAATTCCACGAACGAGTATATTGCTTTTTTAGATGCAGACGATGAGTGGTATCCCAACAAGCTTGAAGAGCAAATAAAACTATTTCATAACAAAACAAACGAAAATCTTGGGGTTGTGTACTGCCAATACGATATTATAAATGAGGCTGGACATTTAACAGATAAGTACTATATACAGCAAGCTGATCCTCTCCTCCGGGGGGGTATATTTAAAAAACTTCTTCCATTAAATAAAATAACCGGCAGTGCAAGTGGTGTTTTAGTTAAAAGAGAATGCTTTGATAAGACTAGTTTATTTGATGAAAAAATGACCGCATATGAAGATTGGGATATGTGGCTTCGTTTGGCAGAATACTACGAATTTGATTTTGTCAATATTAATTTAGTAAAAATTCGTCGGTACAGCAAAAATATGCAAAATGATAAATTGCATATGTTTTCTAATGCGCTTACTTTTTACAATAAATGGATATTAATTTTACCAGAAAAAATAAACATTCCACGTATTTGGGCAGAAATAATTATCGAAAAAGTATTAACAAGATTACCAAGAGTAGATTTTATTAAATTATTAAACAAACATTTATCGAAATCATCCCGAAAAAAATTAATAAAGCTTGCAATTTGTGATCTTAAAGTGTATCTTTTAAAACAATTTATTTCAATCCCCTATTATATGCTTATAAATATTGCCGGACCAATAAAAAATATTACCGTTCGCTTTATATCATCATTATTTAATCGATGCGGTCGATTACCTATATATATTTTCGATAGATTACAAAAATTTGTCTGGCGGTATTTTCCACCCCACGTATTAAAAAGCAATCCAGGGAAGGAATCATTTATCTTCACTGAAATATATGGATGCGCCAAAATTGGAAAAATCGCTTTGGATTCTTTTTCTGTTCATCATCCTAATACTACCGTTCACATATTTGGAACACCAAATGATTTCAATCAAATAGAAAAACGTACCAATTTTATTTTTCATGATATTAGTGCTGAAAAATTAATAATCCATAATTTTAATTATGGTCATTTGGGAACAGCAAGTTTATGGGCAAAAGTTATTTTGGATCGAAAAGAAAAATATATCATTCATTTTGACAGTGACGTAATTTTCCGAGACAGGGTTTTTGATGATATAATCAAAAAATTAATAGAGGGTTACAGTATTGTCGGCCCAATAAGAAATTATAAACATAACCCAAATAATCGTGATGATATACGACATTTACCAGATCTCACTCAAACCCTTTGCTTTGGCTTTGATCGCGAAAAAATTACGGGATATAACTATAAAACGTTAACAAAAATGTGCCAAGGAGGTTACAACCCGCTTGGCCACCCAGTCATAGATTTTTTTGATCCTGTTATGTTTGATATATTGCATAATAGAGGAACTGTCTATCATCTAAATCAAGATGAATTTGGGGGATGTGATTTCTATGGAAAACGAGTAAATAAATATCCTGCAATTAACGCTTTAATAGATTTTGGCAATCGGTTAGCACATTTTGCTGCAGTAGGATCAGGGATGTATTATTTTAACAATAAAGATAAAATATTAGACAATATACCAAAATCATATGTTAATTTCGCGATTGAGAAATACGCAATATTTTGTAAAATATTCTATAATGAAGATCTAAATATTACTTACGATAAAGACAAATATCAACCGCTATTATCGATTAAGGACTGGTATAATAAATAA
- a CDS encoding glycosyltransferase family 10, whose protein sequence is MKKYLLCPFGDYDLNNKVFESPYGILRDLLLQKDISLDTYDLGNIETADAILFFNHHEELLRKCEASGVKKERLILFLFEPEVVIPKQYSKIILNRYGKIFTYRDDLIDNHLFFKLRYPQGQQLLPTLTTFAERKFLTFMNANKYSYVDNEIYSFRRQAIRYFDNINFQFDIYGPGWNDNSIFNWRYLVTAIKAAKVGQYLKDAYDGLHHYQSYRGTVDDKYSTLAQYKFVLCFENEKNVEGWISEKIFDCLFTGAIPIYLGASNIEKYVPSECFIDMRQFKSFSDLNDNLSKIDEPQFLKYQNAGQDFIRSSVFEQWQPKGVFEEIIKAL, encoded by the coding sequence ATGAAAAAATACCTCCTATGCCCCTTTGGTGATTATGACTTAAACAATAAGGTTTTTGAAAGTCCTTATGGAATTTTGCGTGATTTGCTTTTACAAAAAGATATTTCTCTAGATACTTATGATTTGGGAAATATTGAGACTGCCGATGCAATTCTCTTTTTCAATCATCATGAAGAATTACTGAGAAAGTGTGAAGCGAGTGGCGTGAAGAAAGAACGACTGATACTCTTTCTCTTTGAGCCTGAAGTTGTTATACCAAAACAATATAGTAAAATAATATTGAATCGTTATGGAAAGATATTTACTTATCGAGATGATTTAATAGATAATCATTTGTTTTTTAAACTGCGATACCCTCAAGGCCAACAATTGCTACCAACTCTTACGACTTTTGCTGAACGTAAATTTCTCACATTCATGAACGCAAACAAATATAGCTATGTAGATAATGAGATTTATTCCTTTCGAAGGCAAGCTATCCGCTACTTTGATAACATTAACTTTCAGTTTGATATTTACGGACCGGGATGGAATGACAATAGTATATTCAACTGGCGTTATCTGGTGACAGCAATAAAAGCAGCCAAGGTAGGACAATACTTAAAAGATGCGTATGACGGATTGCATCACTACCAGAGTTACCGAGGTACAGTAGATGATAAATATTCTACTTTAGCACAATATAAATTTGTCTTATGTTTTGAAAATGAAAAAAATGTTGAGGGCTGGATTTCTGAAAAAATATTTGATTGTTTATTTACTGGTGCTATCCCCATTTATTTAGGTGCCAGCAATATAGAAAAATATGTCCCCTCTGAATGTTTCATTGATATGCGCCAATTTAAAAGCTTTTCCGATCTTAACGACAATCTTTCCAAAATTGACGAACCTCAATTTTTAAAATATCAAAATGCTGGACAAGATTTTATTCGAAGTTCTGTATTTGAGCAGTGGCAACCAAAAGGCGTATTTGAAGAAATCATAAAAGCTCTATGA
- a CDS encoding glycosyltransferase, whose translation MINPPIISVILPVYNGEKYLRESIESIRNQTFTAWELIIVNDGSSDKSAIIAQAMSSDDPRIKYFEHSQNKGLPNTLNTGLQKVSGKYIARMDQDDISLPDRFERQYHFLEQNPDIFLVGGGYAPFNNQGHRIDIFHPESSLEIAWKFITNTYFCHPSVMFRKEIINKIGEYPNTGAEDFAFFSKIVHKYKCTNLKRIVIQYREHPENLSHQTKDKILASVKETFHENFIFYTNCLCNADIFYRYQSENKLTIKNLLKINRINHIIIKKIQKQYQLPYFSKEYFMLVLLIQIKNIRSLINNLLTYRNID comes from the coding sequence ATGATTAATCCACCCATTATTAGCGTAATTCTACCAGTTTACAATGGCGAAAAATATCTACGTGAATCCATTGAAAGTATTCGCAACCAAACTTTTACAGCTTGGGAACTAATTATTGTGAATGACGGATCGAGCGACAAAAGTGCCATAATTGCTCAGGCAATGTCTTCAGATGATCCCCGTATTAAATATTTTGAACATAGTCAAAACAAAGGACTTCCCAACACTCTAAACACCGGATTACAAAAAGTAAGTGGAAAATATATTGCACGCATGGACCAAGATGATATTTCTCTTCCAGATCGTTTTGAAAGACAGTATCACTTTCTTGAGCAAAACCCGGATATTTTTCTCGTTGGTGGCGGATATGCACCTTTTAATAATCAAGGACATCGAATTGATATTTTTCATCCAGAATCTAGTTTGGAAATTGCCTGGAAGTTTATTACCAATACATATTTTTGTCATCCATCGGTTATGTTTCGAAAAGAAATTATCAACAAAATAGGTGAATATCCAAATACCGGCGCAGAAGATTTTGCCTTTTTCTCTAAAATAGTACACAAATATAAATGTACAAACCTAAAAAGAATTGTAATCCAATATCGTGAACACCCTGAAAATCTGTCACACCAAACAAAGGACAAAATCCTAGCAAGCGTAAAGGAAACCTTTCATGAAAACTTTATTTTTTATACGAATTGTTTATGCAACGCGGATATTTTCTACCGCTACCAGTCAGAAAATAAGCTTACAATTAAAAATCTACTGAAAATTAATCGTATCAACCACATCATAATTAAGAAAATACAAAAGCAATACCAGTTACCATATTTCAGTAAAGAATATTTTATGCTTGTTTTGTTAATTCAAATTAAAAATATTCGATCTTTAATTAATAACTTGCTTACTTATAGGAATATTGACTAA
- a CDS encoding alpha-1,2-fucosyltransferase encodes MIITKIIGGLGNQMFQYALGFSLAKKNNSICKLDFSGFSSYKLHKYSLNHLNIHLDQATESEINNLKNPPVSIKTKIKNKLGFSGRQLDPHHIVEKDFSFDQNILNLRGDYYLDGYWQSEKYFIDYQDLIRDEFKVKSNPDIVNNEYIDKIANCDSVSIHIRHGDYLTNKKTKSVHGVLPLEYYHKAIDIMEKQLQNPNYFVFSDDIEWARTNIRKDIPIFFLDHNNAENNYEDMRLMSTCKCNIIANSSFSWWGAWLNNNPDKLVIAPQKWFGENTKETKDLIPENWVRI; translated from the coding sequence ATGATTATTACCAAAATTATCGGCGGATTAGGTAACCAGATGTTTCAATATGCATTAGGTTTTTCTTTAGCCAAAAAGAATAACTCAATTTGTAAATTGGATTTTAGCGGATTTTCTAGCTATAAACTTCATAAATATTCACTGAATCACCTTAATATCCATTTAGATCAAGCCACTGAATCAGAAATCAACAATTTAAAAAACCCACCAGTTTCAATTAAAACAAAAATTAAGAACAAATTAGGCTTTTCGGGACGGCAGTTAGATCCTCACCATATTGTTGAAAAAGATTTTAGTTTTGACCAAAATATACTTAATTTAAGGGGAGACTACTATCTTGACGGATATTGGCAAAGCGAAAAATATTTTATAGATTATCAAGATTTAATCCGGGATGAATTCAAGGTAAAATCGAATCCTGACATTGTAAATAATGAATATATAGATAAAATTGCAAATTGTGATTCGGTTTCAATTCACATACGCCATGGGGATTACCTGACGAATAAGAAAACAAAATCTGTTCATGGAGTTTTACCGCTTGAATATTATCACAAAGCAATTGATATAATGGAAAAACAATTGCAAAACCCAAATTATTTTGTTTTTTCTGATGACATTGAGTGGGCTAGAACAAATATTCGTAAAGATATTCCAATATTCTTTTTAGACCATAATAACGCTGAAAATAATTACGAGGATATGAGATTGATGAGCACCTGCAAATGCAACATTATTGCCAACAGCTCATTTAGCTGGTGGGGCGCTTGGTTAAATAATAATCCCGATAAGCTTGTAATAGCACCTCAAAAATGGTTTGGTGAAAATACAAAAGAAACAAAAGACTTAATTCCAGAAAACTGGGTAAGAATATAA
- a CDS encoding NAD-dependent epimerase/dehydratase family protein yields MKKTILILGGEGFIGRNLIDELKDNCNIISFDLEKNAKSDDKITFYKGNFTFQQDLEIIFKENKIDIVIHALSTTIPSNSNANIIYDINSNLVATIELLDLMRKYSTPKIIFISSGGTVYGLLDHEQSVVTENQATNPICSYGIVKLSIEKYIYLYNYLYGINYLVLRFANPYGRYHKSDKQGLINVILNKIINHETVTIWGDGSTVRDYVYINDCSSIVRNLIEKNISNETINIGSGVGYSINDILKIIEKQIGNFKTNRLETRDFDVPSFILDNSKLQSIINHTFTNIEEGVNNTYNWLKNNE; encoded by the coding sequence ATGAAAAAAACAATACTAATTTTAGGTGGAGAAGGATTTATTGGGAGGAATTTAATTGATGAGTTAAAAGATAATTGCAACATTATTTCATTTGATTTGGAGAAAAATGCTAAAAGCGATGATAAGATAACATTCTACAAAGGTAATTTCACTTTTCAGCAAGATCTTGAAATAATATTTAAAGAAAATAAAATTGATATAGTTATTCATGCATTATCAACTACCATCCCCTCAAATTCTAATGCAAACATAATATATGATATAAATTCTAATTTGGTAGCAACAATTGAACTGCTTGATCTGATGCGTAAATATTCAACTCCAAAAATTATCTTTATTTCTTCCGGCGGTACTGTGTATGGATTATTAGATCATGAGCAAAGTGTTGTAACTGAAAATCAAGCGACAAATCCAATATGTTCATATGGAATTGTCAAACTTTCAATTGAGAAATATATATATCTGTATAACTATTTATACGGGATAAATTACCTGGTTCTAAGATTTGCCAATCCCTACGGTAGATACCATAAATCCGATAAACAGGGATTGATTAATGTAATTTTAAATAAAATCATTAACCATGAAACTGTAACTATTTGGGGAGATGGAAGCACTGTCAGAGATTACGTTTATATCAATGATTGCTCTTCTATAGTTAGGAATTTAATTGAGAAAAATATTTCAAACGAAACAATAAATATAGGTTCCGGGGTTGGATACTCCATTAACGATATTTTGAAAATTATTGAAAAGCAGATTGGCAATTTTAAAACTAATAGGCTGGAAACGCGCGATTTTGATGTGCCCAGCTTTATATTGGATAATAGTAAACTCCAATCAATAATTAATCATACATTTACTAATATCGAGGAAGGGGTAAATAATACTTATAACTGGCTAAAAAACAATGAATAA